The Alphaproteobacteria bacterium genomic sequence CGCCGCGGATACGGCGACGGTGGCCTATCGCAGCCGGGCCATTTCCTATGTCCTGGCAGGCGGCGTCATCGCCGCGATCGTCGGTCCCGAACTGGCGAAGGCGAGCATCGGATTATTCGATCCGGTCCGCTATGCGGGAAACTACGCCTGCGTTGCCGTGTTGATCCTGTGCGCGATTTTCGTATTGCAGTTCCTTGACATTCCGCCATTGACAGCGTCCGAGCGGCAGGAGGCCGGGCGGCCGCTGAAACAGATTGCCGCCCAACCCGCCTTTATCGTTGCCGCGATGTCCGCCATGTTCGGATACGCCATCATGGTGCTGGCGATGACCGCGACGCCACTGGCGATGATGCATGACGGGCTCAGCTTTGCTGATACCGCTTTCGTGATCGAGTGGCACATTCTGGGCATGTTCGTTCCGAGCTTCTTTACCGGGCACCTGATCAGCCGGTTCGGTGTACTGAATATCATCACCGTGGGAATTGTTTTAATGTCGGCGGCGGTCCTGGTCAGTATGACGGGCAGCGGGCTGCTGCAGTTCTGGGCGGGGCTGGTGCTGATCGGGCTGGGCTGGAACTGCATGTTCGTCGGCGGGTCGACGTTGCTGACTGAATGCTATACGCCCGCGGAGCGTGGCAAGGTGCAGGCGCTCAACGATTTTCTCGTCTTCTCCGCTGTTGCGGGCGCCAGTTTTTCCTCCGGACAGATTCTCTATTATTCGGGATGGGCGTGGATAAATTTCGCCATGCTGGGCCCGATGGCGCTTGTGCTGCT encodes the following:
- a CDS encoding MFS transporter encodes the protein MAALRRDPTRRNVLLLALCQALAMSGSSLVATVAALVGFMLAEDKSLATLPVACQFLATMIGTVPASLLMRRVGRRAGFTTGQCIGFAGTTAAALAVYYESFTGFVCASAVLGVHNAFWQYYRFAAADTATVAYRSRAISYVLAGGVIAAIVGPELAKASIGLFDPVRYAGNYACVAVLILCAIFVLQFLDIPPLTASERQEAGRPLKQIAAQPAFIVAAMSAMFGYAIMVLAMTATPLAMMHDGLSFADTAFVIEWHILGMFVPSFFTGHLISRFGVLNIITVGIVLMSAAVLVSMTGSGLLQFWAGLVLIGLGWNCMFVGGSTLLTECYTPAERGKVQALNDFLVFSAVAGASFSSGQILYYSGWAWINFAMLGPMALVLLATIWLRVWQGRTRIAA